The proteins below are encoded in one region of Cololabis saira isolate AMF1-May2022 chromosome 21, fColSai1.1, whole genome shotgun sequence:
- the samd14 gene encoding sterile alpha motif domain-containing protein 14, producing MSAGLDDDSVFDLNAAVPETELLDNSIQKGRAQLSVKSRRLRPSRSRYRDSISSGEGDDPDGKQDSPLQSSRSPLHLGVRGSSPSPDSLLTSRSPAFSFDAPLGRGSPEDGAASLAAPPRGRYRQLTNATSQEALVTPGSPSKSSSDGSPVYLRRSRRAESQVLVADTDQDSGLADPTVVFDKKTKRRFLDLGVTLRRSYIRVRKDKSNRLSVGSREPSESPSRSSGSFVSFSWFSEGRGSNSSSGTPGSPKIRPESQKPCKSQSQESSLSEEFSPPPSSSSTSPPPADSSSSRSSHPYQTLSQSSDEPCDEPSSSISSSVSSSVSSSVSSSVSSSVSTSVSSWTTQQVCSWLRSLHMDQYVPEFSRRDVDGETLLQMDASKLKGLGVLSSSDRSALKRRIKDVQSAAEKQKKALDKLEKQKEKQRRRDQDRN from the exons ACCTGAACGCCGCCGTCCCGGAGACGGAGCTGCTCGACAACAGTATCCAGAAAGGTCGAGCTCAGCTGTCCGTCAAATCCCGGAGGCTCCGCCCCTCCCGGTCCCGTTACCGTGACAGCATCAGCTCCGGGGAGGGAGACGACCCCGACGGGAAG caggacagtCCGCTACAGTCGTCTCGCTCACCTCTGCACCTGGGCGTACgaggctcctccccctcccctgATTCGCTGCTGACGTCCCGAAGCCCCGCCTTCTCCTTCGACGCACCGTTG GGGCGTGGCTCTCCGGAGGACGGAGCCGCCTCATTGGCCGCTCCACCGCGGGGGCGGTACCGCCAGCTAACCAATGCTACGTCCCAGGAGGCGCTAGTGACGCCCGGCTCCCCGTCCAAGTCGTCGTCCGACGGATCACCGGTTTACCTGAGGAGGAGCCGCAGGGCCGAGAGCCAAG ttCTTGTTGCTGATACAGATCAAGACTCCGGATTGGCTGATCCAACCGTCGTCTTTGACAAGAAAACCAAGCGGCGTTTCCTGGACCTGGG GGTGACGCTCCGGCGTTCCTACATCCGGGTGAGGAAAGATAAATCCAACCGTCTCTCGGTCGGCAGCAG AGAGCCGTCTGAGAGTCCGTCTCGCTCCTCCGGCTCCTTCGTCTCCTTCTCCTGGTTCAGCGAAGGTCGGGGGTCAAACTCGTCCTCCGGGACGCCGGGATCCCCCAAGATCCGTCCCGAGTCCCAGAAACCCTGCAAGTCCCAGTCCCAG GAGTCGTCTCTCAGTGAGGAgttttctcctcctccctcgTCCTCCTCCACTTCTCCTCCTCCGGCGGACTCGTCCTCCTCCAGATCCTCCCATCCCTACCAGACGCTGTCCCAGTCCTCCGACgag cccTGCGACGAGCCGTCGTCCTCCATCTCATCCTCCGTCTCGTCCTCCGTCTCGTCCTCTGTCTCGTCCTCCGTCTCGTCCTCCGTCTCCACCTCCGTCTCCTCCTGGACGACCCAGCAGGTCTGTTCGTGGCTCCGGAGCCTCCACATGGACCAGTACGTCCCCGAGTTCAGCCGCAGGGACGTGGACGGGGAGACGCTGCTGCAGATGGACGCTAGCAAGCTCAAG GGTCTGGGCGTCCTCAGTTCCTCCGATCGCAGCGCTCTGAAGCGTCGAATCAAAGACGTCCAATCAGCCGCAGAGAAGCAGAAAAAAGCTCTGGACAAACTGGAGAAGCAGAAGGAGAAGCAACGCAGACGAGACCAGGATAGAAACtga